The DNA region agagagagagagagagagagagagagagagagagagagagagagagagagagagagagagagagagagagagagagagaggagagaagagaggagagagagaggagagagaagagagagagagagagagagggggagagagaagagagagagaggagagagagagagagagagagagagagagagagagagagggagagagaagagagagagagagaggagagagagagagcgagagagagagagaggagagagaggagagagagagagagagagagaggaaaaggagagagagagagagagagagagagagagagagagagagagagagagagagaggagagagagaggagagagagagagagagagagggagagagagagagagagggagagagagagagagagagagagagagagagagagagaggaagagagagagagagaggagagagagagagaaagagagagagagaggagaagagagagagagagagagagagaggaaagagagagagagagagagagagagagagagagagagagagagagagaggaaagagagagagagagagagagagagagagagagagaggaaagagagagagagagagagagagagagagaggaaagagagagagagagagagagagagaggaagagagagagagaggaaagagagagagagagaggagagagagagagagaggaaagagagagagagagaggaaagagagagagagaggagagagagagagagagagagaggaagagagagagagagagagagagagagagagagagaagagagagagagagagagagagagagagagaggagagagagagagagagagagagaggggaagagagaggagagagagagagagagagagagagagagagagagagagagagagagagagagagagagagagaggaaagagacgagagagagagaagagagagagagagagagagagagagagggaaagagagagagagagagaggagagaggagagagagagaggagagagagagaggaaagagagagagagagagagagagaggaaagagagagagagagaagagagagagagagaggagagagagagaagagaggaaagagagagaaagaaagagagaggagagagaggaaagaggagagagagagagagaggagagagagagaaaggagagagaagagagaagagagagagaggaaagagagagagagaggagagagagaggagagaggaaagagagagagaggagagaggaaagagagagagaagagagaagagagagagagagagagagagagagagagagagaggaaaaagagagaagagaggagagagacgagagatcgagcgagagaggaaagagagagagagagaggaaagcgagagagagagagagagagaagagagagagagagagagagagagaggaagagagagagagaggaaagagagagagagagagagagagagagagagagagagagagaaagagagagaggaagagagagagagagagagaggagagagagagagagagagagaaagagagagagaggaaagagagagagagagagagagaggaaagagagagagaggagagagagaggaagagagagagagagagagatagagagagagagagagagaagaggagagagagagagaaagaggagagagagagagaggaaagaagagagagagagaaggaaagagagagagagagagaggaaagagagagagagagagagagagagagagagatagagagagacgaggagagagaaagagagagaggagagagagagaggagagagaagagagagagagagagagagagaggaaagagagagagagaggaaagagagagagagaggaaagatagagagagaggaaagagagagagagagagaggaaagcgagagagagagaggaaagcgagagagagagaggaaagcgagagagagagaggaaagcgagagagagaggaaagagagagagagagagagagagagagagagagagagagagagagagagagagagagagagagagagagagagagagagagagagagagagaaaaggaaagagagagataaaaagaaagagagagatagaaagagaaaagagagagaccgagagaaaaagagagatatagagaaagagagaaagaaatagaaatctgCTAAGAAAAAACACGTAATTTGTCATTACATGAGTTTCGTAATCTGCTAAGAAAAGAAACGTAATTTATAATTTCATGAGTTTCGTAATCTGCTAATATTTCTTCTTCCacatctcttcatcttcatcttttttccttaATCTTTCTCCGCTATCTCTTCCAATTGCTTTGTCTCCATATCTATTATATGTTcctttcctctgccccctcccttctctctctctctccccttatctctctctctccccccttctctctctctctctccccttctctctctctctctctctttctctctctccccttctcactctctctcgctctctctcaccttctctctctccttctctctctctctctctctctctctctccccttctctctctctctctcccctccccccttctctctctctctctcttctatccccacctctctttctctccctctccctatcttcctgtatttatacataccatACCACCTTTCGAATCAACACCGCCGCACCCAAACCCACTCGAAACCCACCCTAATCCGCCCCACCTCTCGTCCCACCAGAGCTCACCAGAACGACTTGGAAAACATCCCCGTGTTCTGGGTGGTGGCTCTTCTCTTCGTGCTCACAGGCCCCTCGGAAACCACGGCCCGCTACGTCTTCCGCATCTACACCATCGCCCGCATCCAGCACACGGTCATGTACCTGAAGAGCAGCGGCATGCGTGGGATCGCCTACGGTGTCGCTCTGGCACTGAAGCTCTTCATGGCGGTCACGGTCATCTATACTTTCTGGTAAAATGTGGGGTGGGTTGCTGGAcatcgttttttattatttttgtttaattgtattattattattattatttatgtagttgattattattgtttgtgttaatGTCATCTTTGGTTTTGTTGCTACATTTATTTTCATGATCGTTACCTTGTTGTTtagttaatgctattattattactattatctttagttatcattactattatcgctgtcatttctttaataattattactattatcattattgtttaattttggggaaagggggtttgaggataatgttaggggggggggggggggtccaagaaGGACACTTATGTATGTTCCTGAACGGTATTCTCTGTCAGACAAACGGGCCAGTGTAGCCTCACCATGTACTGCCGTCTTTTGTAATCTTTATATAGTCTCgtttatttaatttctcttgTATTTTCCTTGTTTGATAAGTAAGAAAGGAAAGTGCACTTGTTAGAAAAATTCACATTAGTACATTCCATTACTGTACGCTCAATAAAGTTGGCAAAATAACCGTAAATCCTGTGTAGTTTTTTCAACCTCAGATAATCATGTACACTAAAATTGGCAAGACCTGCGTTTCATCAggaatatgaatattttattacaCTTTAGGGCAGTGGTtcccgtttacacacacacacacacacacacacacacacacacatatatatatatatatatatatatatatatatatatatatgcatatatatccatatatacaagcataatgtgtgtgtgtgtatatctgtgtctgtcgacatatatataaatatatatatatacatatatatatatatatatatatatatatatatatatatatatgtacacacacacacacacacacacacacacacacacacacacacacacacacacacacacacacacacacacacacacacacacacacacagacacacacacacacacacacacatacacacacacaaacacacacacacacacaaacacacacacacacacacacacacacacacacacacacacacacacacacacacacacacacacacacacacacacactcacacacacatatgtgtatatatatacatatattataatataatatatatacatataatgtatatatatatatatatatatatatatatatatatatatatatatatatatatatgtatatatatgtgtgtgtgtgtgtgtgtgtgtgtgtgtgtgtgtgtgtgtgtgtgtgtgtgtgtgtgcgtgtgtgtgtgtgtatattatatatatacatatacatatatatatatatatatatatatatatatatatatatatgtgtgtgtatatatatatatatatatatatatatatatatatatatatatatatatatatatatatatatatatacgcatacatacacatacgagtatatatatatatatccatatatatatatatatatatatatatatatatatacatacatacacatacgagtatatatatatatccatatatatatatgtatatatatatatatatgtatatatatacccatacacatgtataaatctaaatctatatatctatctatctatatgtatgtataataaataaatatatatatacaattaatatatgaatatatatactcgtatacatgtatatctatatctatctatctatatatatacatacacacgtatgtgtatacatatatatagatatatacaaatatatacatatattatatatatatgtgtgtgtgtgtgtgtgtgtgtgtgtgtgtgtgtgtgtgtgtgtgtgtgtgtgtgtgtgtgtgtgtgtgtgtgttagtgcatatatatatatgcacaaacacagttatatatatatatacatatatatgtgtatatatatacatatatacatatatatacatatctacatataattatgcagattatatatatatatatatatatatatatatatatatatatatatattatatgataaatatatgtatgtatatatatagacagtatatgtatatgtatacatatatatcatatatatatataaatatatataagtacatacatatgcacatagtatatatatatatatatatatatatatatatatgtatgtatgtatgtatgtatgtatgtatgtaaatgtatctatatatatgtatttacacacacacacacacacacacacacacacacacacacatacacatatatgtgtgtgtgtgtgtgtgtgtgtgtgtgtgtgtgtgtgtgtgtgtgtgtgtgtgtgtgtgtgtgtgtatgtgtgtgtgtatatatgaatatatatatgtatgtatgtacatgtatatatatgtatatatatattatatatatagtatatatattatatgtatatatatatatatatatatatatatatatatatatatatttatatgtatacatacatacacactcgaatctatacatatatatatatatatatatatatatatatattgtttgtatggtaagtagatagatttgacagataaatagatacaaagatatagatatacatatatatacgaatgtatatgtattcatttatatatatatttatatatatatattatatctatatctatctatctgtctatatatatatatatatatatatatatatatatatatatatatgtttatatgtgtgtatgtacgtctgtatatgtatgtatttatatatatgtgtgtgtgtgtgtgtgtgtgtgtgtgtgtgtgtgtgtgtgtgtgtgtgtgcgcgtgtgtgtgtgtgtgtgtgtgtgtgtatattatatatatacatatacatatatatatatatatatatatatatatatatatatatatatatgtgtgtatatatatatatatatatatatatatatatatatatatatatatatatatatatatatatacgcatacatacacatacgagtatatatatatatatatccatatatatatatatatatatatatatatatatatatatatatatatatatacatacatacacatacgagtatatatatatatccatatatatatatatatatatatatatatatatatatatgtatatatatacccatacacatgtataaatctaaatctatatatctatctatctatatgtatgtataataaataaatatatatatacaatgaatatatgaatatatatactcgtatacatgtatatctatatctatctatctatatatatagatacacacgtatgtgtatacatatatatagatatatacaaatatatacatatattatatatatgtgtgtgtgtgtgtgtgtgtgtgtgtgtgtgtgtgtgtgtgtgtgtgtgtgtgtgtgtgtgtgtgtgtgtgcgtgtgtgtgtgtgagttagtgcatatatatatgcacaaacacagttatatatatatatacatatatatgtgtacatatatacatatatacatatatatacatatctacatataattatgcagattatatatatatatatatatatatatatatatatatatatatatattatatgataaatatatgtatgtatatatatagacagtatatgtatatgtatacatatatatcatatatatatataaatatatataagtacatacatatgcacatagtatatatatatatgtatgtatgtatgtatgtatgtatgtatgtatgtatgtaaatgtatctatatatatgtatttacacacacacacacacacacacatacacatatatgtgtgtgtgtgtgtgtgtgtgtgtgtgtgtgtgtgtgtgtgtgtgtgtgtgtgtgtgtatgtgtgtgtgtgtatatatgaatatatatatgtatgtatgtacatgtatatatatgtatatatatattatatatatagtatatatatatattatatgtatatatatatatatatatatatatatatatatatatatatatatttatatgtatacatacatacacactcgaatctatacatatatatatatatatatatatatatatatatatattgtttgtatggtaagtagatagatttgacagataaatagatacaaagataaagatatacatatatatacgaatgtatatgtattcatttatatatatatttatatatatattatatctatatctatctatctgtctatatatatatatatatatatatatatatatatgtttatatgtgtgtatgtac from Penaeus chinensis breed Huanghai No. 1 chromosome 31, ASM1920278v2, whole genome shotgun sequence includes:
- the LOC125041783 gene encoding microsomal glutathione S-transferase 1-like, coding for MGPLDLDNPVFVSYVFYSAILALKMLLMGPITGYYRITKKVFANPEDAAKFNTKEVKMNDADVERVRRAHQNDLENIPVFWVVALLFVLTGPSETTARYVFRIYTIARIQHTVMYLKSSGMRGIAYGVALALKLFMAVTVIYTFW